The following DNA comes from Camelina sativa cultivar DH55 chromosome 14, Cs, whole genome shotgun sequence.
AAAAGTTCGGCGAATATGCAGCCAGCTGCCCAAACATCAACTGCAGCACCATATTGTTTTGCACCAAACAAAAGTTCTGGTGCTCTGTACCATCTAGCAAACACCTGTGCATCATCAGATGAATCAAGATATGAAGATATTGAAACAACTAGAAACAACAGAAAATGAGGTGCATTGCACGAATCTGGAAAGAAAGCTCTCACGAATTCTATAGTAATCTTAGGTGTTCAAAGGGAAACAAGATGGTAGAAATAGCTAAGGTCAGAGATCTGCTACACCATGTAATTTGAGTTGAGACTGTTTAATACATGTCACATTTTGTATTATCGACAGATGATAGCATAAATCAAGTGAAAGCATCAACAAAATTCATCATTGCAGGGATTAGTATACAACAAGAAACTTCAATCTTTCTCATTGATCCACGGAACTACAGGTAAAAACTACCTTGATCATTTCATATATGATTAATATCCTACGAGTGAGTGTTACCATTCAATTTGATTATAGTACACCAAAAGATAAAATGGCAATACGGAAAAAGAATACCTGGTGAGTAAATTTACGATTTGGACTACCAAATATACGTGCTAACCCAAAATCTGCAAGCTTCAGCTGTCCATCAACTCCTATTAACAAGTTATTTGGCTTCATATCCCTGAACTCAAGCGACACATAAATCAGTACCAAACCAAGCAGcattacagaaacaaaaaagcaaggtctttaataaaaaaagcaaGTACCTGTGCAAAACCCATTTATCGTGGCAATAAGCAAGTCCTTTAAACGTCATGAGGAGGTAAGATTTGATGTCGGCGGGTGATAGGAATATGTTCGAATCGCGGATGACAGCTTCGAGGTCAGTCTCCATGAACTCAAAAACAAGATGCAAGTTCTCCTTGTGAGGAAACGCATCAATCAGCAGAATTATATGTGGATGCTTTAGCTCTTTGAGCATTTTGATTTCCCTGAGAGCTGTAATATTGACACCTTCCCTTTGTTTACCTAGCCTTATCTTCTTTATTGCTACAGTTTGTCCCGTCTGCCAAAAAAANNNNNNNNNNNNNNNNNNNNNNNNNNNNNNNNNNNNNNNNNNNNNNNNNNNNNNNNNNNNNNNNNNNNNNNNNNNNNNNNNNNNNNNNNNNNNNNNNNNNNNNNNNNNNNNNNNNNNNNNNNNNNNNNNNNNNNNNNNNNNNNNNNNNNNNNNNNNNNNNNNNNNNNNNNNNNNNNNNNNNNNNNNNNNNNNNNNNNNNNNNNNNNNNNNNNNNNNNNNNNNNNNNNNNNNNNNNNNNNNNNNNNNNNNNNNNNNNNNNNNNNNNNNNNNNNNNNNNNNNNNNNNNNNNNNNNNNNNNNNNNNNNNNNNNNNNNNNNNNNNNNNNNNNNNNNNNNNNNNNNNNNNNNNNNNNNNNNNNNNNNNNNNNNNNNNNNNNNNNNNNNNNNNNNNNNNNNNNNNNNNNNNNNNNNNNNNNNNNNNNNNNNNNNNNNNNNNNNNNNNNNNNNNNNNNNNNNNNNNNNNNNNNNNNNNNNNNNNNNNNNNNNNNNNNNNNNNNNNNNNNNNNNNNNNNNNNNNNNNNNNNNNNNNNNNNNNNNNNNNNNNNNNNNNNNNNNNNNNNNNNNNNNNNNNNNNNNNNNNNNNNNNNNNNNNNNNNNNNNNNNNNNNNNNNNNNNNNNNNNNNNNNNNNNNNNNNNNNNNNNNNNNNNNNNNNNNNNNNNCTCTTGTTTGAGATACCTATCAGCAACTTTCTTTGGCTGCTCCATCTCCGTCATTTTCATAATATCACAACCCACACTAATCGAACCCCAAACTCTCTCTACCTTTTCACGTTGAAATCACTCGATACACTTCGATTGCTTTCtgaaattcaaacaaaattggGTAAAATCGACGATGAGAAGGACATGgaggaaattagggtttcgacgTTAAGGAGCTCCGGCTCCGGGGGGACAAAATAGCCGTTGGCGCGTTTGCAGACGCAATCGAATCgaggaaaacaaacaacaaatgaagaagaaaaaaaattgaaaaggaaaaaaaaaaacaaaaaaaaggaaacaaaactcTCTATAGCTGGATAAAGTAGTTTAAGTGcgctttaattttttaatctattagTTTAAAAAGGTAAAGCACTTACACGACACCGTTTCGAACATACAATGTCTTACAAACCCGGTCCGAGCCAAATCAGAAACCGATTCGGTTTTTACATTGTCTACTAAAGCATCCGGTTTTAGTGATTCGTAATCTATAAATATCATCATTTACAGTAGAAGAAGCtcttgagagttgagaagaggaAGTCGAAGAAGAGTGAGTAGTCTATGAGGAAGCAATGCGGCGACAACGACACCAGAAAGCTGTACCGCCACTTCTCCCTCGAGCTACTGCTATTTCTTCATCGATGTAAAACCAAATGAAGAAAGGGTCTTTATTGCTCGGCTCTTCCTCGGCGTCTTTCTTCCCCAAACTGATCTCTAGAGGATCTAAAGGTCCAATCTTTATGCGGATCTGTTCGAAGATGAAAGCTAAGATTCGATTCTTCCATGAAAACCTTCCTTCGAATGTCAATGCTCCTAATGGACCAAGATACACCCCATTCTCTATTCTTTTCCCCTGATTCAAGAACACACTGTTTTGTTACTTCCACAATGATGTCGGCCTTCAAACCAAAACTTTAACAATCAGACCCCAAAGCAGTTCTAAGCTGTAGCCTTGGAAAAGCTCGTGAAAGATGCCAAATCGAAAACGAGAATGACAAGCATACATGATTATATTAGCAGTGTATGTGAGTGGATATATAAGTGGATCAATCAAATCTCTATACAATTCTGTGCTAGAGACTTACCGCAGCATCAAATCTCTGAACAGCGGTTAGAGGGAAGTAACGACctttcttcagtttcttctgtATATATGGTTATATAAAGATCCCAAGTGAGTGATTGGAACAGATCAAGACTACAacattttaacaacaaaaaggCCAATATGATTTTCTAATGGACCTCGGCGGTGAAGATGAGCATCCATGTTCGTCCAGGCGACTCGGTTCCACCAAGTGTTTCGAGGAATGCTGATGGATCAAGTTTAGCCTTTTCAATAGCAGAAAAAGCAGCTAAAATCTCATCTGCTGCCACTTTTCTAGTTTTTGCAGCGGTTTTTAACAAACTCACGCTCTCCAGTACTTCCTGCATTTCACAAATAAACTCAGAATCTAGAGAAGAACCCCATAAGAGAGTCTCGCATTTGATAAAAATAACTCCTACTATTCATGTAACTCCCATTCAATTCAACCAAAATTGCACAACTCGTATAAACCTAAGGTTCCATGAAACTCTTATCTCCTAGAAATAAACTCATAACACTTATCCAAGAGTCCTATGTTATTAATTTGACCAGAAACTAAAGTCTATAAGCTTACTACTCCTCAGCTCAGCTGGTAGTGAAAAACAACAGGAAATTCTTAGTAGGAGACTCAGTTCTTTATGAAACGACTCTTCATCGGCCTACAAAACAAATCGAAATGAAGAAAGTGTTTACTTTGGTAAGGGTTTGATCTTTTGCCGGCGGAGCAATCTGGTTCCTACCATCGATCGTGGCTTTCACCAAATGTAATCTCTCGCCACgactaaagaagagagaagaagatggggaCGAAACCCATGAAGCTAGAGAGACCATCATCGATTCGTCTCTAAAAGGCTCCTCACTTTTTCTCCTTCATCattctttttatcattttcttccACAACTcttttcagagaaaaaaacaagaaaagcaaaaaaaacgtCGTTCGATTGTAATCCACACAAGTTTTATTTGGCTGGGAGGGGCTTTCAATTAAATTTATTCGTGTCGACCGTTCTCTCAATACAACCGGACCGAATCCTTATGCAATTCAATTTTGTGCAAGTTCTAATAAAAATGAATGTAACTGATTCAATTCAATTAGGCTTCGTAACAAAAAACCTTGGACGTTATTAACAGATTCAATCCAATTTGGTTCATACCAATGAACTTTGGATGCACACAGAGGTTATGGATTTGACCTGACCAAACCAAGACATTGCATCATCAGTCAGGTCGTATATAGAGCAAAGACGAGAGAAGGCTAGAAAACCGAACTTGACTAAGAGGTATTACGGAACAAATAGTGTTTCCTCAACTATGAAATAGCAATCTCCAAGACTCGTCGGCCAAAAGGGGAGGTAGTCATAGTAACTGTAAATTTgaacttgacaaaaaaaaaacaagaaaactctCACTCATGGTCATCATAATTCTCTCTAGCtttaaaatatcaagaaaaacTGGTCTCAGGTTACACCTCTCCGCAGCTTGTGAATCTCAAACCTCAACTGTGCACTGTGAAAAAGGAATAGGATTTGGGTGTTAGGGAAATCAGATTTCTTAGTCCGAATCATTCATGAAGCATTCTCCTAATCTCCCTCTTGGTGCAACCCGAAAGCCGTCTCCTGCTTTTCAAGGAAACAAAACCCGAGTTTAGGTTAGCCACATTCTAAAAATTGTTCTCCCATTTGCTCTCCAAATAATTGAAATCCTAAGACTCCTCACCTTTTCTCTCACAAAATTTGGATCAAGCGCTTGAGGCAGCACTTGAGAGCTCAATCACCTTTCCAACAGCAATTGTTTTTCCTGTACGTCATCCCAGATAATTTTGTAATCCATGCACATAAAATAGGATGAATGAATAAATCTATTTTTCGTTGCACTTGATAGTCTCTAAAATCTTTACCTTCAGTTCGTAGAGTGAATCTTCCAAGTTGAGGGAAATCCGCAAATTTTTCAATACAGATGGAGTTCGTAACCTGCACAGATACATACAAGTATAAAACCTAAGGCTAAGAATAAATGTATGTGAGAGATAAATATAGAAGAAACCAGACCTGGATTCTACAAACGACAGCAGCACCattcttcacaaacaaaactTTCTTTTTCATGGGTTTCCTTGTCTTGAGATCAATTTGGCTTTTCAATTCGATTATCTCACACTCCTCAACCACCGCATGGATGTGGAGAATTGCCTTGTAACCAGCTGTAAAAATAGCCTACAGGAGTAGCAAAATAATGAAGCCTATCTAAAACTGTATATACCCATTAAAAACATTCAAGAATGAGTGCCTTACGTTGTCAAGCAGCTCAAGGATCTGTAGTTGGGCTACAAACTCAGTAACAACAGGGACAGGTTTCACTGCAACagacaacaaaaataaactccAGATTGGTAAAGCATACGAAAAGAAGACAATTCACGTGTAGCTAAGGCCAACTGTAAAGCATCACACTTACCAGTGCTGGATAAGACAAAACCTGAGAGGATGTCCTCATCTTCTATACCAGTAATACGAACTCTCAAATTCTCACCAGGTCCTGCACGTTTAACTTTATCTTCATCGCAATATATAGCAACAACTTTCACATGTTCCTGCATTAATTCATGAACGTCATANNNNNNNNNNNNNNNNNNNNNNNNNNNNNNNNNNNNNNNNNNNNNNNNNNNNNNNNNNNNNNNNNNNNNNNNNNNNNNNNNNNNNNNNNNNNNNNNNNNNNNNNNNNNNNNNNNNNNNNNNNNNNNNNNNNNNNNNNNNNNNNNNNNNNNNNNNNNNNNNNNNNNNNNNNNNNNNNNNNNNNNNNNNNNNNNNNNNNNNNNNNNNNNNNNNNNNNNNNNNNNNNNNNNNNNNNNNNNNNNNNNNNNNNNNNNNNNNNNNNNNNNNNNNNNNNNNNNNNNNNNNNNNNNNNNNNNNNNNNNNNNNNNNNNNNNNNNNNNNNNNNNNNNNNNNNNNNNNNNNNNNNNNNNNNNNNNNNNNNNNNNNNNNNNNNNNNNNNNNNNNNNNNNNNNNNNNNNNNNNNNNNNNNNNNNNNNNNNNNNNNNNNNNNNNNNNNNNNNNNNNNNNNNNNNNNNNNNNNNNNNNNNNNNNNNNNNNNNNNNNNNNNNNNNNNNNNNNNNNNNNNNNNNNNNNNNNNNNNNNNNNNNNNNNNNNNNNNNNNNNNNNNNNNNNNNNNNNNNNNNNNNNNNNNNNNNNNNNNNNNNNNNNNNNNNNNNNNNNNNNNNNNNNNNNNNNNNNNNNNNNNNNNNNNNNNNNNNNNNNNNNNNNNNNNNNNNNNNNNNNNNNNNNNNNNNNNNNNNNNNNNNNNNNNNNNNNNNNNNNNNNNNNNNNNNNNNNNNNNNNNNNNNNNNNNNNNNNNNNNNNNNNNNNNNNNNNNNNNNNNNNNNNNNNNNNNNNNNNNNNNNNNNNNNNNNNNNNNNNNNNNNNNNNNNNNNNNNNNNNNNNNNNNNNNNNNNNNNNNNNNNNNNNNNNNNNNNNNNNNNNNNNNNNNNNNNNNNNNNNNNNNNNNNNNNNNNNNNNNNNNNNNNNNNNNNNNNNNNNNNNNNNNNNNNNNNNNNNNNNNNNNNNNNNNNNNNNNNNNNNNNNNNNNNNNNNNNNNNNNNNNNNNNNNNNNNNNNNNNNNNNNNNNNNNNNNNNNNNNNNNNNNNNNNNNNNNNNNNNNNNNNNNNNNNNNNNNNNNNNNNNNNNNNNNNNNNNNNNNNNNNNNNNNNNNNNNNNNNNNNNNNNNNNNNNNNNNNNNNNNNNNNNNNNNNNNNNNNNNNNNNNNNNNNNNNNNNNNNNNNNNNNNNNNNNNNNNNNNNNNNNNNNNNNNNNNNNNNNNNNNNNNNNNNNNNNNNNNNNNNNNNNNNNNNNNNNNNNNNNNNNNNNNNNNNNNNNNNNNNNNNNNNNNNNNNNNNNNNNNNNNNNNNNNNNNNNNNNNNNNNNNNNNNNNNNNNNNNNNNNNNNNNNNNNNNNNNNNNNNNNNNNNNNNNNNNNNNNNNNNNNNNNNNNNNNNNNNNNNNNNNNNNNNNNNNNNNNNNNNNNNNNNNNNNNNNNNNNNNNNNNNNNNNNNNNNNNNNNNNNNNNNNNNNNNNNNNNNNNNNNNNNNNNNNNNNNNNNNNNNNNNNNNNNNNNNNNNNNNNNNNNNNNNNNNNNNNNNNNNNNNNNNNNNNNNNNNNNNNNNNNNNNNNNNNNNNNNNNNNNNNNNNNNNNNNNNNNNNNNNNNNNNNNNNNNNNNNNNNNNNNNNNNNNNNNNNNNNNNNNNNNNNNNNNNNNNNNNNNNNNNNNNNNNNNNNNNNNNNNNNNNNNNNNNNNNNNNNNNNNNNNNNNNNNNNNNNNNNNNNNNNNNNNNNNNNNNNNNNNNNNNNNNNNNNNNNNNNNNNNNNNNNNNNNNNNNNNNNNNNNNNNNNNNNNNNNNNNNNNNNNNNNNNNNNNNNNNNNNNNNNNNNNNNNNNNNNNNNNNNNNNNNNNNNNNNNNNNNNNNNNNNNNNNNNNNNNNNNNNNNNNNNNNNNNNNNNNNNNNNNNNNNNNNNNNNNNNNNNNNNNNNNNNNNNNNNNNNNNNNNNNNNNNNNNNNNNNNNNNNNNNNNNNNNNNNNNNNNNNNNNNNNNNNNNNNNNNNNNNNNNNNNNNNNNNNNNNNNNNNNNNNNNNNNNNNNNNNNNNNNNNNNNNNNNNNNNNNNNNNNNACACTTACCAGTGCTGGATAAGACAAAACCTGAGAGGATGTCCTCATCTTCTATACCAGTAATACGAACTCTCAAATTCTCACCAGGTCCTGCACGTTTAACTTTATCTTCATCGCAATATATAGCAACAACTTTCACATGTTCCTGCATTAATTCATGAACGTCATAAGGAAAACAATAAGCTGGCAAAGAAGTATGAAATGGGGAAAAAGACAACTGAAAGTACCTTGTTTGGCATAACAACCAAGGAATCACCCTCCTTAATGCTGCCAGATTCTACTTTTCCCATAACAACAGTTCCCATGTCCTTGAATTTATCAATAATAGGCATCCTACAATCCATAAAACCGATTAGGATTAACAGAGTCTCCAACATAAGAAAACAAGTATACAAACTataaattctcttttaattaagAGAGTGAGGTAAAAACTACAAAAGACATGTCCTCCTAAGTGAGATAAAGACATTTTCAAAGTTAGACCAGTTGCATGTGCAGAAACACGAGTCATGGATTTCCTAAATGCATcaaccaataatcaataacaaacaacaaacatattgaaaagagagagaaacaaaaaaataaaggaaggCAGTGGCAGTTCACCTGAATGGACCATTAGGATCCCGTGGTGGAATTTCAATAGAGTCAAGGACTTCAAAAAAGCAGGGGCCACTCCACCAAGGACAAACGGTTTGACCCATCCTCGTGTCCATATTTATTCCCATTAGACCAGATATAGGTAGGAAGACAACATCTTAACACCAAAAGAGTAAGAGAACAAATTAAAAATGCCCTTAGACTATAGTTAACCTTTAAGGTTTACAATTCACTGCATACCTTTCTTTGTGTTGTAGCCAGAGGCTTTCAGGAACGGTAccattttttgttctatttcATCATACCTGCGTAGAATTTACATAAGTACAAAGGTGTATGGAAGAAGATACGAAATCATCAATGACAAGGATTCAAAAGGTTAATGTAATTACCTTTCTTTCGACCAGCCTACAGTTGGATCATCCATCTTGTTTACAACAACAATCAGCTTCGACACACCCAATGTTTTGGCAAGTTGAACGTGTTCACGTGTCTGACCACCCCTCTCATATCCCGTTTCAAATTCACCTTTCCGAGCTGAAATCACCTATAACAGAGAGATATGGGTATTGAAGTCAATAGGCCTCCTACCAGAGAAGAGAAATCAATCAGAccacaaattatatattctcCGACTAACCAGCACACCAATGTCTGCTTGAGATGCTCCACTAATCATATTAGGTACGTAACTCTTGTG
Coding sequences within:
- the LOC104743371 gene encoding cyclin-dependent kinase D-3-like is translated as MKMTEMEQPKKVADRYLKLWQTGQTVAIKKIRLGKQREGVNITALREIKMLKELKHPHIILLIDAFPHKENLHLVFEFMETDLEAVIRDSNIFLSPADIKSYLLMTFKGLAYCHDKWVLHRDMKPNNLLIGVDGQLKLADFGLARIFGSPNRKFTHQVFARWYRAPELLFGAKQYGAAVDVWAAGCIFAELLLRRPFLQGNSDIDQLSKIFAAFGTPNADQWPDVTDLPDYVEYQFVPAPSLRSLFPAVSDDALDLLSKMFTYDPKARISIEQALEHRYFTSAPAPTDPAKLPKPIHKQDGISFDGKREAITVLSPPRKFRRVMPERGRVDSLKSHVDKDQQAPMSLDFTILVERPPNRPTITSADRTHLKRKLDLEF
- the LOC104740496 gene encoding uncharacterized protein LOC104740496, with the protein product MMVSLASWVSSPSSSLFFSRGERLHLVKATIDGRNQIAPPAKDQTLTKEVLESVSLLKTAAKTRKVAADEILAAFSAIEKAKLDPSAFLETLGGTESPGRTWMLIFTAEKKLKKGRYFPLTAVQRFDAAGKRIENGVYLGPLGALTFEGRFSWKNRILAFIFEQIRIKIGPLDPLEISLGKKDAEEEPSNKDPFFIWFYIDEEIAVARGRSGGTAFWCRCRRIASS
- the LOC104743373 gene encoding eukaryotic peptide chain release factor GTP-binding subunit ERF3A-like — protein: MQEHVKVVAIYCDEDKVKRAGPGENLRVRITGIEDEDILSGFVLSSTVKPVPVVTEFVAQLQILELLDNAIFTAGYKAILHIHAVVEECEIIELKSQIDLKTRKPMKKKVLFVKNGAAVVCRIQVTNSICIEKFADFPQLGRFTLRTEGKTIAVGKVIELSSAASSA
- the LOC104756141 gene encoding eukaryotic peptide chain release factor GTP-binding subunit ERF3A, yielding MGRGFRALCVFFVSRFLDYALTSFYLEAEIRALQLDSADENNGGVVPEDHNSVEVEKSDKEAEDLKDEVQESVPVPDEQQASEDHDEVMLHPVHNPAKAKEKAAQEKAAKEEAEEEAEANKKRHLNVVFIGHVDAGKSTIGGQILFLSGQVDDRQIQKYEKEAKDKSRESWYMAYIMDTNEEERLKGKTVEVGRAHFETQSTRFTILDAPGHKSYVPNMISGASQADIGVLVISARKGEFETGYERGGQTREHVQLAKTLGVSKLIVVVNKMDDPTVGWSKERYDEIEQKMVPFLKASGYNTKKDVVFLPISGLMGINMDTRMGQTVCPWWSGPCFFEVLDSIEIPPRDPNGPFRKSMTRVSAHATGLTLKMMPIIDKFKDMGTVVMGKVESGSIKEGDSLVVMPNKEHVKVVAIYCDEDKVKRAGPGENLRHW